In Candidatus Amarolinea dominans, one genomic interval encodes:
- a CDS encoding SAM-dependent DNA methyltransferase → MSISTLIKSIQDIMRQDAGVDGDAQRISQLVWMLFLKIFDDKEQEYEIGPHYVSPIPARLRWRNWAADDEGMTGDELLAFINNELFPGLKELALAPGDDPRGFVVRDVFADAYNYMKSGTLLRQVINKIAGIDFNALEDRHLFGDLYEKILRDLQSAGNAGEYYTPRAVTQFMVDMTDPQLGQVVLDPACGTGGFLVCALEHLKRQARTPADLAKLGLAIRGVEKKPLPHLLCITNLILHDIETPQIDRDNALARRPYRSYGDADRVDIILTNPPFGGMEEPGVESNFPAQFQTKETADLFLALIVHLLRDGGQGAIVLPDGSLFGEGVKTRLKEHLLERCNLHTVVRLPNGVFAPYTDINTNLLFFTKGEPTREVWYFEHPLPTGYKKYTKTRPIRIEEFDGEKAWWHDRQENVYAWRVSIAEIKARNYNLDIKNPNSVDAAHGDPVRLLADYRRLEAEIAAARAALKAELLTALERPPHVP, encoded by the coding sequence ATGTCCATCTCCACCCTGATCAAATCTATCCAGGACATCATGCGCCAGGACGCGGGCGTGGACGGCGACGCGCAGCGCATCTCGCAGCTCGTCTGGATGCTGTTTCTGAAGATCTTCGACGACAAGGAGCAGGAGTACGAGATCGGGCCGCATTACGTCTCGCCGATTCCTGCACGGCTGCGCTGGCGCAACTGGGCCGCGGACGACGAGGGGATGACCGGCGATGAGCTGCTGGCCTTCATCAACAATGAGCTGTTCCCCGGCCTGAAGGAGCTGGCGCTGGCGCCGGGCGATGATCCGCGCGGCTTCGTGGTGCGCGATGTCTTCGCGGACGCGTACAACTACATGAAGTCGGGCACGCTGCTGCGCCAGGTGATCAACAAGATCGCGGGCATTGACTTCAACGCGCTGGAGGATCGGCACCTTTTCGGCGACCTCTACGAGAAGATCCTGCGCGACCTGCAAAGCGCGGGCAACGCGGGCGAATACTACACGCCGCGGGCGGTGACGCAGTTCATGGTGGATATGACCGACCCGCAGCTCGGCCAGGTGGTGCTCGACCCGGCGTGCGGCACCGGCGGCTTCCTGGTCTGCGCGCTGGAACACCTGAAGCGCCAGGCGCGGACGCCGGCCGACCTGGCGAAGCTCGGCCTGGCCATCCGCGGGGTGGAGAAGAAGCCGCTGCCGCACCTGCTCTGCATCACCAACCTGATCCTGCACGACATCGAGACGCCGCAGATTGACCGCGATAACGCGCTGGCGCGGCGGCCCTATCGCAGCTACGGCGACGCCGACCGCGTGGACATCATTCTGACCAACCCACCCTTCGGCGGCATGGAGGAGCCGGGCGTGGAGAGCAACTTCCCCGCGCAGTTCCAGACCAAGGAGACCGCCGACCTGTTCCTGGCGCTGATCGTACACCTGCTGCGCGACGGCGGCCAGGGCGCGATCGTGCTGCCCGACGGCTCGCTGTTCGGCGAAGGGGTGAAGACGCGGCTGAAGGAGCACCTGCTGGAGCGCTGCAACCTGCACACCGTGGTGCGGCTGCCCAACGGCGTCTTTGCGCCCTACACCGACATCAACACCAACCTGCTTTTCTTCACCAAAGGGGAGCCGACGCGCGAGGTGTGGTACTTCGAGCACCCACTGCCCACGGGATACAAAAAGTACACCAAGACCCGGCCGATTCGCATCGAGGAGTTCGACGGGGAGAAGGCGTGGTGGCACGACCGACAGGAGAACGTGTACGCCTGGCGCGTGAGCATCGCCGAGATCAAGGCGCGCAATTACAACCTGGACATCAAGAACCCCAACAGCGTGGACGCGGCCCACGGCGACCCGGTCCGGCTGCTGGCCGATTATCGCCGCCTGGAGGCCGAGATCGCCGCGGCCCGCGCCGCGTTGAAGGCCGAGCTGCTGACCGCGTTGGAACGGCCCCCCCATGTCCCTTGA
- a CDS encoding MBL fold metallo-hydrolase codes for MSISIINVGYRSTNYWVVSAGASRLLVDIGWPGTLGIMKANLKRMGAPLAEIRYALATHYHIDHAGLAEEMKAEGIPLLVLDVQVDAIPLMKTWTKPTDRYVEITPHGNVVISFGESRRLLSQIGIAGEIVHTPGHSDHCVSLLLDDGSVFTGDLPPEGYAFDNPVALGTWQMLRRRGATRIYPAHGPVRPMGETFAGGKG; via the coding sequence ATGTCTATCTCGATTATCAACGTTGGTTATCGTTCAACGAACTACTGGGTGGTCAGCGCGGGCGCGTCGCGGCTGTTGGTTGACATCGGCTGGCCGGGCACGCTTGGAATCATGAAGGCGAATCTCAAGCGCATGGGGGCGCCCCTGGCGGAAATTCGCTACGCGCTGGCCACCCACTATCACATTGACCACGCGGGACTGGCCGAGGAGATGAAGGCCGAGGGCATTCCTCTCCTCGTGCTCGATGTCCAGGTGGATGCCATTCCGCTGATGAAGACCTGGACCAAGCCGACGGATCGCTACGTAGAGATCACGCCGCACGGCAACGTCGTCATCTCGTTTGGTGAGAGCCGACGGTTGCTCAGCCAGATCGGTATCGCCGGCGAAATCGTGCATACCCCCGGCCACTCGGATCACTGCGTCTCGCTGCTCCTCGATGACGGCTCCGTCTTCACGGGCGATCTTCCGCCGGAGGGCTACGCCTTCGACAACCCCGTGGCCCTGGGGACCTGGCAGATGCTGCGTCGCCGCGGCGCCACCCGCATCTATCCGGCCCACGGGCCAGTCCGGCCCATGGGTGAGACCTTTGCTGGCGGCAAGGGATAG
- a CDS encoding restriction endonuclease subunit S, producing the protein MSLDLLFPHFETLVRTPEDVARLNQAILALAVQGKLVPQDPADELASELLKRIRAEKQRLVKEGKLEESKVSRRIEPAAMPYELPESWEWVRLGNLAESMSNGIYKPANFYDDDGVACLRMYNIQDGRISFHDLKRMDLTGSEIATYGLREGDLLVNRVNSRELVGKAAVIPVIRELLVYESKNIRVRFLGELTEAHFINVVFRTSVVKTEFEQSAKQTTGQASINQAQLNDLMVPLPPLAEQRRIVAKVESLFAQTRALEVKLRQARDDLVTVNRAALHRLSAATDSDAFAAAWATVRDAFDLLYADPRNVAELRQAILQLAVQGKLVPQDSADEPASELLKRIRAERRRLVKEGKVREEKAVPSARADELFHALPPGWTRVQLDAITLIRTGSTPRRGESKYYENGDIPWITSSVTGAPFITQASEFITEVALKETNCQIYPKHTLIVAMYGQGKTRGQVSELLIDAATNQACAALVFHGIACEIRPYVKIFHQKNYRELRSLAEGGAQPNLNIGKIKATLIPLPPLAEQHRIVARVDQLMRLCDALEAGLARAEGQRRGLVAAVLGGA; encoded by the coding sequence ATGTCCCTTGACCTGCTCTTTCCCCACTTCGAGACCCTGGTCCGCACGCCGGAGGACGTGGCGCGGCTCAACCAGGCCATCCTGGCGCTGGCCGTGCAGGGTAAGCTCGTGCCGCAGGACCCGGCGGACGAGCTGGCGAGCGAGCTACTGAAGCGGATTCGGGCGGAGAAGCAGCGGTTGGTGAAGGAAGGGAAGCTTGAGGAGTCGAAGGTATCGCGACGGATTGAACCGGCGGCCATGCCATACGAATTGCCGGAGTCGTGGGAGTGGGTGCGCTTGGGAAATCTAGCGGAGTCCATGTCCAACGGGATTTACAAGCCGGCAAATTTCTACGATGATGACGGTGTCGCATGCCTTCGGATGTACAACATTCAGGATGGCCGGATTTCCTTTCATGATCTGAAAAGAATGGACCTGACCGGTTCGGAAATCGCCACGTATGGGCTTCGAGAGGGCGATCTTCTGGTAAATCGCGTTAACAGTCGGGAGTTAGTGGGAAAAGCCGCCGTGATTCCTGTTATTAGAGAACTGCTGGTGTATGAGAGCAAGAACATCCGAGTACGTTTCTTAGGAGAGCTGACCGAAGCACATTTCATCAACGTAGTGTTCCGAACCTCTGTGGTTAAGACCGAGTTTGAACAGAGTGCAAAACAGACGACAGGTCAGGCAAGTATCAACCAAGCCCAGCTCAACGACCTAATGGTCCCTCTCCCTCCTCTCGCCGAGCAACGCCGCATCGTCGCCAAAGTCGAGTCCCTCTTCGCGCAGACCCGCGCCCTGGAGGTCAAGCTGCGCCAGGCCCGGGACGACCTCGTGACCGTCAACCGCGCCGCGCTGCACCGGCTGAGCGCCGCGACGGACAGCGACGCGTTCGCGGCCGCGTGGGCCACCGTGCGCGATGCCTTTGACTTGCTCTACGCCGACCCGCGCAATGTGGCCGAGCTGCGCCAGGCCATCCTCCAACTGGCGGTGCAGGGCAAGTTGGTGCCGCAGGACTCGGCCGATGAGCCGGCGAGCGAGCTGCTCAAGCGGATTCGGGCGGAGAGGCGGCGGTTGGTGAAGGAAGGGAAGGTTAGGGAGGAGAAGGCGGTGCCATCAGCGAGAGCTGACGAACTATTTCACGCGTTACCTCCGGGATGGACGCGGGTTCAACTAGATGCGATCACCTTGATCAGGACAGGGTCAACACCGCGACGAGGAGAATCGAAGTACTACGAAAACGGTGACATCCCTTGGATTACCAGTAGCGTGACTGGGGCTCCGTTCATTACTCAGGCCAGTGAGTTCATTACTGAGGTGGCGCTAAAAGAGACAAACTGCCAGATCTACCCGAAGCATACTCTGATAGTCGCCATGTACGGCCAGGGAAAGACGCGCGGACAGGTTTCTGAGTTGCTCATTGACGCGGCAACAAATCAGGCGTGTGCGGCGCTTGTGTTTCATGGTATCGCCTGCGAAATTCGTCCTTACGTGAAGATCTTCCATCAGAAGAACTACCGGGAACTGCGAAGTCTTGCCGAAGGGGGAGCGCAGCCGAACCTCAACATCGGGAAGATAAAAGCCACGCTTATCCCACTTCCTCCCTTGGCCGAACAACACCGCATCGTCGCCAGGGTGGACCAGCTCATGCGGCTGTGCGATGCGCTGGAGGCCGGGCTGGCGCGGGCGGAGGGTCAGCGGCGGGGGCTGGTCGCGGCGGTGTTGGGCGGGGCGTGA
- a CDS encoding DUF1801 domain-containing protein, whose product METTTDLTAIFESLKALLAAYAPPLVAKMDDASHYDLWSVKDLVIEGRKRREVYFAGLIIQKGYVGFYYMPIYAQTELKDVFAPELLKLLKGKSCFYVKRLTPELLGQIEFALKIGYEAYQARGWV is encoded by the coding sequence ATGGAGACAACCACCGATCTGACCGCGATTTTCGAGTCACTCAAGGCTCTACTGGCCGCCTACGCGCCGCCGCTGGTCGCGAAGATGGACGACGCCAGTCATTACGACCTGTGGTCGGTCAAGGACCTGGTGATCGAAGGCCGCAAGCGCCGGGAGGTCTACTTCGCCGGGCTGATCATCCAGAAGGGCTACGTCGGCTTCTACTATATGCCGATCTACGCGCAGACCGAGTTGAAGGACGTTTTCGCGCCGGAACTGCTCAAGCTCCTCAAAGGCAAATCATGTTTCTACGTCAAGCGGCTGACGCCTGAGTTGCTGGGCCAGATTGAGTTCGCGTTGAAGATTGGATATGAGGCATACCAGGCGCGCGGGTGGGTCTAA
- a CDS encoding dienelactone hydrolase family protein, with the protein MYQTDMYEGMLAETVTLPGANGDLINAYFARPLGPGPFPAMVVVHHLPGWDEWYREATRKFAHHGYAALSPNLYHRSGHGSVEDVAAAVRGQGGVPDDQVVADLAGAQRYLRSLPYVNGKVGIWGTCSGGRHAFLTACRAPGFDAAVDCWGGRVVMTKEELTPTQPVSPADYVADLACPLLGLFGEDDRGPTPAQVAQLEDALKVHGKQYEFHMYPGAGHGFFYYHLPAYRQPQAVDGWNKLFAFLDKHLAAPAGR; encoded by the coding sequence ATGTACCAAACCGATATGTACGAAGGCATGCTGGCCGAGACCGTCACGCTGCCCGGTGCGAATGGCGACCTCATCAACGCCTACTTCGCGCGGCCGTTAGGCCCCGGGCCCTTCCCCGCGATGGTGGTGGTGCACCACTTGCCCGGCTGGGACGAATGGTACCGCGAGGCGACCCGCAAGTTTGCGCACCACGGCTACGCGGCGCTGTCGCCCAACCTCTACCACCGCAGCGGGCACGGCAGCGTCGAAGACGTGGCCGCCGCGGTACGCGGTCAGGGAGGCGTGCCTGACGACCAGGTAGTGGCCGACCTGGCCGGCGCACAGCGCTACTTGCGCTCACTTCCATATGTCAACGGCAAGGTCGGCATCTGGGGCACCTGCTCCGGCGGCCGGCACGCGTTCCTGACTGCGTGCCGCGCGCCCGGCTTCGACGCGGCCGTGGACTGCTGGGGCGGCCGCGTGGTGATGACCAAAGAGGAGTTGACCCCCACGCAGCCCGTCTCGCCGGCCGACTACGTGGCGGACCTCGCCTGCCCCCTGTTGGGCTTGTTCGGCGAGGACGACCGCGGCCCCACGCCCGCGCAGGTTGCCCAGTTGGAAGATGCGCTCAAGGTGCACGGCAAGCAATACGAGTTCCACATGTACCCCGGCGCGGGCCACGGCTTCTTTTACTACCATCTGCCTGCATACCGGCAGCCACAGGCCGTGGATGGCTGGAACAAGCTCTTCGCATTCCTGGACAAGCACCTGGCCGCGCCCGCGGGCCGCTGA